Within Cyprinus carpio isolate SPL01 chromosome A7, ASM1834038v1, whole genome shotgun sequence, the genomic segment ttgaatttgaatgtatttGTTGTAAGCAGATaaggataaaaatgaaaataaatgtatgtataacaGATTACAGATTtaatacaaagaaacaaataaatatgtgattaaagcattatattcatgtagtttcatttatgttgtttattttcaattgccattttttttttcaattttcagaaAGTGCTTTATTAAATTGTGATGTTCATTTTAATATCAGCATTCTTCAAGAACTTAATTtgtctatctttttttttaaattatgtacaacaacaaaaatagcaTGGAAAATAAAAAGCTTGACTAActcaaatcatttcaaaaatatgtaagtgaaaactaaaaataagatAACATTCGAAATATTCAGTGATTCACCATCTTCCAGAATATTTCATCTTCTCCTTTGTGCACTGTttcttttcagttattttatctctttttttaacatcttcaatgttttatagatttttcttcttcttaagaACTTTTTCCTTCTAGTACAGCGCTTTAATTGTCTTTTTGAAATGGCAGTATACTCTGTTTTCACCATATTGCTGAGATTTTCAAGCAGTTCTGGGGTGTAACTGTGGCCATTAGTGATGTCAAGGACATGGTACCTGTCCTGACAACTGCCAACCACTTTACAAAGTTTGCTGGGTTtggaaataaatgtgttaatggtTTGCCCAAGTTTTTTAAGCTCTCTGCCATTTGTGAAGATAATCATcatatgttttgttatttctGAATCTAGTCGTTTTCTGAAGGCATGGAAAAGACCTTGTTGTTGTTCACTAAATTTACATATTGGTGTGACCCAGAGAATCACATTGGGGCCAGGGTCACATAGCTCAATGCATCTTTCCATTTCATGCCTCCAACTCAGTTCATTGAGGAAAAAGAGATTTGGAGTGTCCACTACAGTGATCTTTCCCACTGTCTTTGCCATGGATACTTTGGTCACAGTCTCTGATCCACTTCCACAAGTAAAGTAATTTCCACCAAGGATGATGTTGCCTACTGCACTTTTCCCAGCTCTGGAAGGCCCTATTAGAAGGATCCTCATCGGATGTGGAACGCTGTCAGGACTGAACACCGCTGTTTTGaacaacacataaacataaactaaacacttacattttaaagtgtatttttagaGGATTTTTTTGTCTCTGAAATAgcaaaatgttgaaaaagttgGAGTTAGTGTATTTCACCTTTACCTTTTCTGTACATCAGCATGTATGGTAGGTGTGAGctatcaaagaatcaaagaatacTTTTTACTAAATACTACTCCCAAGAAACAACTACTTTACATTCTTCACATGAGAGAGAGAACAACACTCACTTTTTCAGTGATGCTTCTGAAGTCTGTAAAAAATGgatgtgaatattaaaaaataaattgtacagtTTAAGTCATATAAATTTGCTATATGCGATAATGCTAATCAAACAAATACCTGTGTTACGGTGTAGTCATCAAAATGGTACCATATTCCGTTTTCATTAGATCTGATGATTGCATCGTAGTGTCCACCAGTGTATCCACCCTTATGGTTGATAACAGCATAAAGATCATATTTAGGCCTATTATCCTGGAGAGAAAGATAAGGGTTTTAAATGTTTAGactattttatattgattttaaatagaaattttccTTTGGTATGATAATTGATGAATGATACCCCATTGCGTAGACTTGGAGGTACATCCAGACAACATTCATTCTTCTTGTATCTCATCTGTACATAATCAAAGTCAAACCTCTTCAGATGCAGAGTTAAAACAGTGGGATATTCATCTATTTCACTCCACTGCAAGAGTTGGACAATtccaaggaaaaaagaaaaagcacatgTTGCAAACTCATATATACAGTACTTCCCTTATAGATCGATCATCTTGGCTATGGATGTTGAAAatctcacattttcatttactcacagtttctgtctctgttttttgGTCACATTCATCACAGTACATCCAGTCATCCTCTTCAAGTTTTGAATGTTTAAAGAAGGTTTTCAGACCATTTTCCTATAGGGtcaccatgaaaaaaataaaatacaccttGCAGTTTTAGAGGAAAACAACTGTAAGCAATGCCCAgtctccaaaaacaaaaaacgtatATTATGGACATAGTCTTCCTACCACATCATACTTCTCATCATTTCCAACATCAATAGACAGAAGTATTGAGATGAAGGTGTTGGTTTCTCTGGTTTCCTTGCTACATTTACAGCATCTTGTTATGTTGCTCATTATCCCTTCAAAGACCTGGAACAAATGGACTGTGCTGTTGGTGAGTTTTGATACATAGGCTACTTCTTAATGTTATCGTGTATCCGTAAAgcataaattataattacagagACTTATTTACAGTCAGTTATTTAATCTCACTCAAATTAAAACACACGTAATATGTGAAATACCTTAGAGGCGTGTGTCCCCATTGCTTTCAAAATCTTCCGATAATACTCCACTGCATCTT encodes:
- the LOC109094018 gene encoding ubiquitin carboxyl-terminal hydrolase 47, with translation MKNPGALTAEKPESANRSEVQYNGLKNQGATCYLNAVLQCLFMTPEFREAVVSYEALGDCGEENILLQLKKLFEQLSGKTATTEGITKSLGVRNVFEQQDAVEYYRKILKAMGTHASKVFEGIMSNITRCCKCSKETRETNTFISILLSIDVGNDEKYDVENGLKTFFKHSKLEEDDWMYCDECDQKTETETWSEIDEYPTVLTLHLKRFDFDYVQMRYKKNECCLDVPPSLRNGDNRPKYDLYAVINHKGGYTGGHYDAIIRSNENGIWYHFDDYTVTQTSEASLKNSHLPYMLMYRKAVFSPDSVPHPMRILLIGPSRAGKSAVGNIILGGNYFTCGSGSETVTKVSMAKTVGKITVVDTPNLFFLNELSWRHEMERCIELCDPGPNVILWVTPICKFSEQQQGLFHAFRKRLDSEITKHMMIIFTNGRELKKLGQTINTFISKPSKLCKVVGSCQDRYHVLDITNGHSYTPELLENLSNMVKTEYTAISKRQLKRCTRRKKFLRRRKIYKTLKMLKKEIK